From a region of the Candidatus Polarisedimenticolia bacterium genome:
- a CDS encoding carboxypeptidase-like regulatory domain-containing protein has product MAERGNSLVTVSRAIVGALLLGAASAGACRAADADRAAGPPPGGVTGKVIDSQGKPMAGVRVTLGRRQGEARVALTDPEGVFCFCRVDAARDYTLRVEKEGFATIMESDLSVGRRKIAVRNLTLRDEKGFQLRQGS; this is encoded by the coding sequence ATGGCTGAACGCGGGAACAGCCTCGTCACCGTGAGCCGGGCAATCGTCGGAGCCCTCCTGCTCGGAGCGGCGTCCGCGGGGGCCTGTCGGGCCGCCGATGCCGACCGGGCCGCCGGACCGCCTCCCGGAGGCGTCACGGGGAAAGTGATCGACTCCCAAGGCAAGCCGATGGCGGGAGTCCGTGTCACGCTGGGGCGCCGGCAGGGAGAGGCGCGGGTCGCGCTGACCGATCCCGAGGGGGTGTTCTGCTTTTGCAGGGTGGATGCGGCGCGCGACTACACGTTGCGGGTGGAAAAAGAGGGGTTTGCGACGATCATGGAAAGCGATCTTTCCGTCGGCCGGAGAAAAATCGCCGTGCGGAACCTGACGTTGCGGGACGAGAAGGGTTTTCAGCTCCGGCAGGGGTCCTGA
- the gatC gene encoding Asp-tRNA(Asn)/Glu-tRNA(Gln) amidotransferase subunit GatC, which produces MAIEIAEVRHIAKLANLDFSDEEMQVLARQLNEILGYIEKLDELDIGAIEPTSHVTEVSHAFREDVVTPSIPVSEALANAPESREGHFTVPKVIG; this is translated from the coding sequence ATGGCCATCGAGATCGCCGAAGTGCGCCATATCGCGAAGCTGGCCAATCTGGACTTCTCCGACGAAGAAATGCAGGTCTTGGCGCGCCAACTCAATGAAATTCTGGGCTACATCGAGAAGCTCGATGAGCTGGATATCGGGGCCATCGAGCCCACCTCCCACGTGACCGAGGTGAGCCACGCCTTCCGAGAAGACGTGGTGACTCCCTCCATTCCCGTCTCCGAGGCCCTCGCCAACGCCCCCGAGTCACGGGAGGGGCATTTCACGGTCCCCAAGGTCATCGGCTGA
- a CDS encoding ATP-binding protein, translating into MPARTSVLSVRWLAPLGLLLLLPLSALSFLNRATSLHGEDGVRWAEASGVLRAARVAPDGPGERAGIQPGDRLLSVDGTPVTGASGLRDLLWGKGGAATAYRLRRGETETRLLLIPSLNGEENRFFYYLWVAGIVGLGAGCLAVWRLRNEPAAPLLFLLSAALCLVFALSPGGRGGALDWIFYWGDLAGRLLAPPLLIHFVLRIADGEEKRSSKFLPRAALYVPSLALMALSLYLIPFRGALRFSDPLSAVALKDRLELLLISIYGAAAVLLLFLRLWTAPRARIRWRLRWLALSAAAALLPLAILYGIPVALRIPPGPVGELSVFPLCLLPLGFAAALFQERTVDLDRSLRRAVQGTLGTAVLLGGAFLLSWVLGRLTGGESGGGILTEVILPLGGSALAMMLLRGPTRRVTQSLFGGQPPALGQVLPELRTVLSGEIDLDELARGLLSRLVELFRLDSAVLLVREGSESRFRRVPLAAEAPGSATPILGERFVAELATREVVFLDEDGSPPGVGPVRFAGCRYLFPLSVRGDLKAILLTGSRRDGAPLEAEALESLSLIADQAARSVDAARLNQEIRERILREEKLRGETEAILEASGIGILLADRQGFVTLANGAAAAILGQDSLKGAPLDRLLPRGLLLLLDRSRRGNRSGAQDRAFRYSFGASDGRTRVINVTRAALTMPEDGGHVYTLDDVTEETRLEEKMVRQDHLASMGLLASQVAHEVNTPLTGIASYAQILMARLSSKLPEMDLLRKIENQAFRAAGIAGSVLNFARRREGEGFQILDPGPVVADCLSLFEPHLKGKRIRVSTQRAACLPATRMNRGRAQQAVMNLLLNAAQALPEGGEIGVATDYQEAHLRIRVTDNGVGIPAAIQARIFEPFFTTRPAGEGTGLGLSIVRQIAREHGGRVEVESRQGAGSTFTLLFPAAEVPAAARKTAHG; encoded by the coding sequence ATGCCGGCCAGGACGAGCGTTTTGTCGGTCCGTTGGCTGGCTCCCCTCGGACTACTCCTCCTGCTCCCTCTCAGCGCTCTCAGCTTTCTGAATCGCGCCACCTCTCTGCACGGCGAGGACGGGGTCCGATGGGCGGAAGCTTCCGGCGTCCTCAGGGCGGCGAGGGTGGCGCCGGACGGTCCCGGAGAACGCGCCGGAATCCAGCCCGGCGACCGGCTCCTCTCGGTCGACGGGACTCCCGTCACCGGCGCATCCGGACTTCGCGACCTGCTCTGGGGCAAAGGGGGGGCGGCGACGGCTTATCGGCTGCGACGCGGAGAGACCGAGACGCGGCTCCTCTTGATTCCGTCGTTGAACGGAGAAGAGAACCGCTTCTTCTATTACTTGTGGGTGGCGGGGATCGTCGGGCTTGGCGCCGGGTGCCTGGCGGTCTGGAGGCTCCGCAACGAGCCGGCCGCGCCGCTCCTTTTCCTGCTGAGCGCCGCCCTGTGTCTGGTGTTCGCCCTCTCCCCGGGGGGCCGCGGGGGGGCCCTGGATTGGATCTTCTATTGGGGCGATTTGGCCGGCCGGCTGCTTGCGCCTCCGCTGCTGATTCATTTCGTTCTGCGGATCGCGGACGGTGAAGAAAAGCGGAGCTCGAAGTTCCTGCCGCGCGCCGCCCTGTACGTTCCCTCGCTGGCCTTGATGGCCCTGAGTCTCTATCTCATTCCCTTCCGCGGGGCGCTTCGCTTTTCCGACCCGCTCTCGGCCGTGGCGCTCAAGGATCGTCTCGAGCTCTTGTTGATCTCAATCTACGGAGCGGCCGCCGTCCTTCTCCTGTTCCTTCGTCTATGGACGGCGCCTCGCGCCAGGATTCGATGGCGGCTGCGGTGGCTCGCTCTCTCGGCCGCCGCGGCTTTGCTGCCGCTGGCGATTCTCTATGGCATCCCGGTGGCTCTGAGGATCCCGCCGGGACCCGTCGGCGAGCTCTCGGTGTTTCCTCTTTGTCTGTTGCCGCTCGGGTTCGCTGCGGCCCTCTTCCAGGAGCGGACCGTGGACCTGGACCGGAGCTTGCGCCGGGCGGTTCAAGGGACCCTCGGGACGGCCGTCCTCCTGGGAGGCGCTTTCCTGCTCTCGTGGGTTCTCGGTCGCCTTACGGGAGGTGAGTCCGGGGGCGGGATTCTCACCGAGGTGATACTGCCTCTCGGGGGCTCGGCCCTCGCAATGATGCTCCTTCGCGGACCGACGCGGCGGGTCACTCAATCCCTCTTCGGCGGCCAGCCTCCGGCGCTTGGACAGGTCCTCCCTGAGCTCCGGACCGTCCTCAGCGGCGAGATCGACTTGGACGAGCTGGCGCGCGGCCTCTTGAGTCGTCTCGTCGAGCTTTTCCGTCTCGATTCCGCCGTCCTGCTGGTCCGGGAGGGAAGTGAGAGCAGATTCCGGCGGGTCCCCTTGGCGGCGGAGGCCCCGGGCAGCGCCACTCCCATTCTCGGGGAGCGGTTCGTCGCGGAGCTGGCGACACGGGAAGTGGTGTTCTTGGATGAAGACGGATCTCCTCCCGGCGTCGGGCCAGTGCGATTCGCGGGCTGCCGGTACCTCTTCCCCCTGTCCGTCCGAGGCGATCTCAAGGCCATCCTTCTCACCGGGTCCCGCCGGGACGGGGCGCCCCTCGAGGCGGAGGCGCTCGAATCGCTTTCCCTGATTGCGGATCAGGCGGCGCGGAGCGTGGACGCGGCCCGCCTTAACCAGGAAATCCGGGAGCGGATTCTCCGGGAAGAGAAGCTGAGAGGGGAGACCGAAGCGATTCTGGAGGCGAGCGGTATCGGGATCCTCCTGGCCGATCGACAGGGTTTCGTGACGCTGGCGAACGGGGCAGCCGCGGCCATCCTCGGACAGGATTCCCTGAAAGGGGCTCCTCTGGATCGGCTCCTGCCGCGGGGTCTCCTGCTCCTTCTCGACCGTTCCCGGCGGGGGAATCGGTCCGGAGCCCAGGACCGCGCCTTCCGCTACTCTTTCGGCGCATCCGACGGGCGCACGCGGGTCATCAACGTCACGCGCGCCGCCCTGACCATGCCGGAGGACGGCGGACACGTTTACACCCTCGACGATGTAACCGAGGAGACGCGGCTCGAGGAGAAGATGGTGAGGCAGGATCACCTCGCCTCCATGGGACTCCTCGCTTCCCAGGTCGCCCATGAGGTCAACACCCCCTTGACGGGGATTGCCAGCTACGCCCAGATCCTCATGGCCCGGCTCTCCTCCAAGCTCCCGGAAATGGATCTGCTCCGCAAGATTGAGAACCAGGCCTTCCGGGCCGCCGGGATCGCCGGGTCGGTCCTCAATTTTGCGCGACGCCGCGAGGGAGAGGGGTTCCAGATCCTGGATCCCGGCCCGGTCGTCGCCGATTGTCTTTCGCTCTTCGAGCCGCACCTTAAAGGCAAGCGGATCCGGGTGTCCACGCAACGCGCCGCCTGCCTCCCCGCCACCCGAATGAACCGTGGACGCGCGCAGCAGGCGGTGATGAACCTCCTCTTGAATGCGGCCCAGGCCCTGCCGGAGGGAGGCGAGATTGGAGTGGCGACCGATTACCAAGAGGCCCATCTGAGGATCCGCGTCACCGACAACGGCGTCGGGATTCCCGCCGCGATCCAGGCCCGGATCTTCGAGCCTTTCTTCACGACGCGTCCTGCCGGTGAAGGCACCGGGCTCGGGCTCTCGATCGTGCGGCAAATCGCCCGGGAGCACGGGGGGCGGGTGGAAGTGGAGAGCAGGCAGGGCGCAGGAAGCACGTTCACCCTTCTGTTCCCCGCGGCGGAGGTCCCCGCCGCCGCACGGAAGACGGCCCATGGCTGA
- the gatA gene encoding Asp-tRNA(Asn)/Glu-tRNA(Gln) amidotransferase subunit GatA, which produces MVQEIFHLTGTEMLSKIRSRELSATEAVRACLERIAAIDPRVLAFRTVFREDAMARARTVDEALARGSDPGPLAGLPIALKDILCTAGQPTTCGSRILADFIPSFDATVVERLKRAGAIPIGKTNMDEFAMGSSTENSGYEKTRNPWDLKRVPGGSSGGSAAAVAADLVPVALGSDTGGSIRQPAALCGVPGLKTTYGRVSRFGLVAFASSLDQVGPFGRCVEDVARVLGAIAGHDPRDSTSSPAPVSDYVAELPRGIAGLRFGVPREYFPSGLDVEIGAAVEGALDRLRGLGATLEEVSLPHTDYTIPTYYILATAEASSNLARYDGARYGYRDAGARELGEMYRRSRSAGFGPEVKRRIMLGTYVLSSGYYDAYYLKAQKVRTLLRRDFDEAFKTVDLLVTPTTPAPAFRFGEKTDDPLQMYLSDIFTATINLVGVPALSLPCGVNGQGLPLGLQIIGRPFGEADVLRAGAALEAEMGFRFRHRPQAILH; this is translated from the coding sequence ATGGTGCAAGAGATTTTCCACCTCACCGGCACGGAGATGCTCTCCAAGATCCGCTCTCGAGAGCTTTCCGCCACCGAGGCGGTGCGGGCCTGTCTCGAGCGCATCGCCGCGATCGACCCGCGGGTCCTGGCCTTTCGGACCGTCTTCCGGGAGGATGCGATGGCCCGCGCCAGAACGGTGGACGAAGCGCTCGCCCGGGGCTCCGATCCGGGACCTCTGGCCGGACTGCCGATAGCGCTGAAGGACATCCTCTGCACCGCGGGGCAGCCGACCACCTGCGGCTCGCGAATCCTGGCCGACTTCATTCCCTCCTTCGACGCGACCGTCGTCGAGAGGCTGAAGCGAGCGGGAGCGATCCCGATCGGGAAGACCAACATGGACGAATTCGCCATGGGTTCCTCCACGGAGAACTCGGGGTACGAGAAGACGAGGAACCCTTGGGATCTGAAGCGGGTCCCCGGGGGCTCCAGCGGAGGTTCCGCCGCCGCGGTCGCCGCCGACTTGGTGCCGGTCGCCCTCGGGTCCGACACGGGCGGATCGATCCGGCAGCCGGCCGCCCTGTGCGGGGTTCCGGGGCTCAAAACGACCTACGGGCGCGTCTCCCGGTTCGGTCTCGTCGCTTTCGCCTCCTCCCTCGATCAAGTCGGTCCCTTCGGCCGGTGCGTGGAAGACGTCGCGCGGGTGCTTGGTGCGATCGCCGGGCACGACCCCCGAGATTCCACCTCATCCCCCGCGCCGGTGTCCGACTACGTCGCGGAACTGCCGAGGGGCATCGCGGGCCTGCGCTTCGGCGTGCCCCGCGAGTACTTCCCGTCCGGCCTGGATGTGGAGATTGGCGCAGCGGTGGAGGGGGCCTTGGACCGGTTGCGCGGGCTGGGAGCGACCCTCGAAGAGGTTTCCCTCCCGCATACCGATTACACCATTCCGACCTACTACATCCTGGCGACGGCCGAAGCCTCCTCGAACCTGGCGCGCTACGACGGGGCCCGATATGGGTATCGAGACGCCGGCGCGCGCGAGCTCGGCGAGATGTACCGCCGGAGCCGCTCGGCCGGCTTCGGACCGGAGGTCAAACGGAGAATCATGCTCGGGACTTACGTCCTCAGCTCCGGATATTACGACGCCTATTACTTGAAGGCGCAAAAGGTCCGGACCCTCCTGAGACGCGATTTCGACGAGGCGTTCAAGACGGTCGACCTCCTGGTGACTCCGACGACTCCGGCCCCGGCCTTCCGGTTCGGCGAGAAGACCGACGACCCCTTGCAGATGTACCTTTCGGACATTTTCACCGCCACCATCAACCTGGTGGGCGTCCCCGCCCTCTCGCTGCCGTGCGGAGTGAACGGACAGGGCCTCCCCCTCGGCCTGCAAATCATCGGCCGCCCCTTCGGCGAAGCCGACGTGCTCCGCGCCGGGGCGGCGTTGGAGGCGGAGATGGGATTCCGCTTCCGTCATCGCCCGCAGGCGATCCTTCACTGA
- a CDS encoding sigma-54 dependent transcriptional regulator, which produces MTTESISSDVDRGSSRILVIDDEETVRDILIHVLTEAGHEVHALPSAEEGLRALEGGSYDLLVLDLMLPGMGGLEMLRAIKAKEPEQIVLMITAFGSVETAVEAMKEGAFDYLSKPFRHEEVLVTVRNALSQRNLLFENRTLRRALSTGGRGGELVGTSRPLQELQRLLDRIAPSRSTVLIQGESGTGKELVAHAIHHRSRRAARPFVVVNSGSVPADLLESNLFGHLKGAFTGAVASKKGLFEVADSGSLFFDEISSIQPEVQAKLLRVIQEREFLPLGAVESLRVDVRIIAATNIDLKELVDQGSFREDLYYRLNVITVKLPPLRDRREDIPLLASHFLRRFALENGRPLPEILPEAMEVLLDHSWPGNVRELENLLERAVVLGGGGAIGLDLLPAEVLSGRFSAQKPPDGDALRQVELDYAETVAQFERDLIEETLQQARGVQRRAAKMLGIKPTTLNEKIKRLGVKLPR; this is translated from the coding sequence GTGACGACAGAATCGATCTCATCGGACGTCGACCGCGGCTCGTCCCGGATCCTCGTGATCGACGACGAGGAGACGGTCCGAGACATCCTGATCCATGTTCTGACCGAGGCGGGACACGAGGTGCATGCGCTGCCCTCGGCGGAGGAGGGTCTGCGAGCCCTCGAGGGGGGCTCCTACGATCTCCTGGTACTCGACTTGATGCTCCCGGGGATGGGCGGGTTGGAGATGCTACGGGCCATCAAGGCGAAGGAACCGGAGCAGATCGTGCTGATGATCACCGCCTTCGGCTCGGTGGAAACGGCTGTGGAGGCGATGAAGGAGGGGGCCTTCGATTACCTTTCCAAGCCCTTCCGCCACGAGGAAGTCCTGGTCACTGTCCGCAACGCCTTGAGCCAGAGGAATCTCCTGTTCGAGAACCGGACGCTGCGCCGGGCCCTGTCCACGGGCGGCCGGGGGGGCGAGCTGGTGGGAACGAGCCGCCCGCTCCAGGAGCTGCAGCGCCTGCTCGACCGGATCGCTCCCAGCCGCAGCACGGTGCTCATCCAGGGGGAGAGCGGCACGGGCAAGGAGCTGGTGGCGCACGCCATCCATCACCGCAGCCGGCGCGCGGCGCGCCCCTTCGTGGTGGTGAACAGCGGCAGCGTCCCCGCGGACCTTCTGGAAAGCAATCTCTTCGGTCATCTGAAAGGAGCCTTCACGGGAGCGGTGGCTTCGAAGAAAGGCCTTTTCGAGGTGGCGGACAGCGGTTCCCTGTTCTTCGATGAAATCAGCTCCATCCAGCCGGAGGTCCAGGCCAAGCTCCTCCGGGTCATCCAGGAGCGGGAGTTTCTTCCTCTCGGCGCGGTAGAGAGCCTCCGGGTGGACGTGCGAATCATCGCCGCCACGAATATCGACCTCAAGGAGCTCGTCGATCAAGGCAGCTTTCGCGAGGATCTTTATTACCGCCTCAACGTCATCACCGTGAAGCTCCCTCCTTTGAGGGATCGGCGGGAGGACATCCCGCTTCTCGCCAGTCACTTTCTCCGTCGCTTCGCCCTCGAGAACGGCCGGCCGCTGCCGGAGATTCTCCCCGAGGCGATGGAGGTCCTTTTGGACCATTCCTGGCCGGGAAACGTGCGCGAGCTGGAGAATCTTCTGGAGCGTGCCGTGGTTCTGGGGGGCGGGGGTGCGATCGGCCTGGACCTGCTGCCGGCCGAAGTCCTGTCCGGCCGATTCTCCGCCCAAAAACCGCCGGACGGGGACGCCCTCCGGCAGGTGGAACTCGATTACGCTGAAACAGTTGCCCAATTCGAAAGGGATCTCATCGAGGAGACTCTTCAGCAAGCCCGGGGCGTTCAGCGGCGAGCCGCCAAGATGCTGGGGATCAAACCCACCACCCTGAACGAGAAGATCAAGAGACTGGGGGTCAAGTTACCCCGTTAG
- a CDS encoding N-acetylmuramoyl-L-alanine amidase encodes MRSPGLLGLPALLLTAVLAATPQDPRALTSSFSEISERVRTFEAGPGIRIHLAENNALFLEVLRQEGDTLETVARKVMDDPARWELLKAFNPGQESGAPAGKRFVRVPYEELQASYKLLTMARLFPEDSLSGDFWVHRTGKGRIPMASESLWHLAFWFTGNGRNFQVIADLNSLRNLEPVQGQAIRIPRSLLLPVFTSPVPSEVGELRFGRDEQGEFATYRLKKGEAIYSSVVIRFTGLLEADEVNQMATTVARRSGIADVRTLAVGYEVKIPAEYILPEFLPPGNPRRIEFELSRREVARFRNQAVSKGLEGVTVILDAGHGGRDIGAAHNGIWESDYVYDVLCRIKARLEKDTAAQVLTTIKDAQYGYRVFDSQRIPLNQSEVVLTTPPLRLSSPVPNGVGVNLRWYLANSYFRSLIRKGVDPEKIVFASIHADSLHPSLRGTMVYVPGEQYRKQTYGYSGAAYHARKEVRERPYVSFAKDRRQKSEGLSREFAAHVLKALSKRGARIHPYQPVRDRIIRKTRPWVPAVLRCNETFVQILLEACNINNRADAKLLGEPLYRQKVADAFVDALLSYYA; translated from the coding sequence ATGCGGAGTCCCGGCCTTCTAGGCCTCCCGGCTCTCCTGCTCACCGCCGTCCTGGCCGCCACCCCCCAGGACCCTCGCGCCCTGACCTCGTCTTTTTCGGAAATCTCCGAAAGGGTCCGCACCTTCGAGGCGGGGCCCGGCATCCGGATACACCTTGCCGAGAACAACGCTCTCTTCCTGGAAGTGTTGCGGCAGGAGGGAGACACGCTGGAGACGGTGGCGCGGAAGGTCATGGACGATCCCGCCCGCTGGGAGCTTCTCAAAGCCTTCAACCCCGGGCAGGAAAGCGGCGCGCCGGCCGGCAAGCGCTTCGTCCGGGTGCCCTACGAGGAGCTCCAGGCTTCCTACAAGCTGCTGACCATGGCCCGCCTTTTCCCGGAGGATTCCCTGTCGGGCGACTTCTGGGTTCATCGTACCGGGAAGGGCAGGATCCCGATGGCTTCCGAGAGCCTGTGGCACCTCGCCTTCTGGTTCACGGGGAACGGACGGAACTTCCAGGTGATCGCCGATCTCAATTCCCTGAGGAATCTCGAGCCGGTTCAGGGCCAGGCGATCCGGATTCCGCGCTCTCTCCTTCTGCCGGTCTTCACTTCACCCGTTCCTTCCGAAGTGGGCGAGCTTCGGTTCGGGCGGGACGAGCAAGGGGAGTTCGCGACGTATCGCCTGAAGAAGGGAGAGGCGATCTACTCGTCGGTGGTCATCCGCTTCACCGGCCTTCTGGAGGCGGACGAAGTCAACCAGATGGCGACCACGGTGGCGCGGCGCAGCGGCATCGCGGACGTCCGCACGCTGGCGGTGGGCTACGAGGTGAAGATTCCGGCCGAATACATCCTTCCCGAGTTCCTCCCGCCCGGAAATCCGCGGCGCATCGAATTCGAGCTCAGCCGGCGTGAGGTGGCGCGCTTCAGGAACCAGGCCGTCAGCAAGGGACTGGAAGGCGTGACGGTGATTCTGGACGCGGGCCACGGCGGGAGGGACATCGGCGCGGCCCACAACGGGATCTGGGAGAGCGATTACGTCTACGACGTTCTCTGCCGGATCAAAGCGAGGCTCGAGAAGGACACCGCGGCCCAGGTCCTCACGACGATCAAGGACGCCCAGTATGGATACCGAGTCTTCGACTCGCAGCGGATTCCCCTGAACCAGAGCGAGGTGGTGCTCACCACGCCGCCCCTGCGCCTCTCGTCCCCGGTCCCGAACGGCGTCGGCGTGAATCTGCGCTGGTATCTCGCAAACTCCTACTTCCGCAGCCTCATCCGCAAAGGGGTCGATCCGGAGAAGATCGTCTTCGCCTCGATTCACGCTGATTCTCTGCATCCCTCCCTCCGCGGGACGATGGTCTACGTCCCCGGCGAGCAATATCGGAAGCAGACCTACGGCTATTCGGGGGCCGCCTACCACGCGCGGAAGGAGGTCCGGGAACGTCCCTACGTGTCGTTCGCCAAGGACCGGCGCCAGAAGTCGGAGGGCCTGTCGCGCGAGTTCGCGGCCCACGTCCTGAAGGCCCTCAGCAAGCGGGGGGCAAGGATTCATCCCTACCAGCCGGTCCGGGACCGGATCATCCGGAAGACGCGCCCCTGGGTTCCGGCGGTCCTGCGATGCAACGAGACGTTCGTGCAGATCCTCCTGGAGGCCTGCAACATCAACAACCGCGCCGACGCGAAGCTCCTCGGAGAGCCCCTCTACCGGCAGAAGGTCGCGGACGCTTTCGTGGACGCGCTGTTGAGCTATTACGCGTGA
- a CDS encoding carboxypeptidase-like regulatory domain-containing protein, whose product MGPGLSPPRRFARPLALILSLSAAILLVAPARAEDIRGWSGAVLDPLGAGIAGVEVLVFSAEGESRESPAEIFKTDRSGRFRLSGLNPGRYILALNKPGYQILLAQVHTRWISKLALTLIPRRDIPAAPIGNDSMDWILRAPRSDLLKQIGREVPGPSAESGALPGGPPVSASSPRVAALGSLPFNADVEQWYTTSPGFSGRSSEGGGASGRTTALRFDGDLLGHGSWQVDGVLGVLTTGGGQETGRDEGADRLRLGLDYRVGEADSVRVRARYDRDSYRQEASSLGALAPASADQEVRTMGYRADWLRDLEEGKGLEMNVGFLQAQGRYPLSTGEAAPVSDSEEGIQDRRWDAGARYGFNVSPEHRVSVRAQTRLYRYGLRDEGWVLVPFQMERFRPEGADRGWVLSFSGEDAWRISNPLSVSIGLDYQRSRGGWPVSAVIPRLGARREGDRVVVQGQILFRMESSSSSDAAGNSAAEATGGDPTSLGYRAEILQRVGESWTIAGHAERNPSYDDMERGWSNPQGPADPGELLLTDPSSWVEEVGLKVTKRLRGVEGTLGTDSGRVRGRLSARLDGAPILFLVDGEVHYLTLRASALVTKTDTEVRLDYRRLDGLEISAPSGDLYQASRVDLSFLQQVPLAGKRIPADWRVLLAFQTLSREGVESVQAGGEPWPERIHRISGGLGVKF is encoded by the coding sequence GTGGGTCCAGGTTTGTCCCCACCGCGCCGCTTCGCGCGACCCCTTGCCCTCATCCTTTCCCTTTCCGCCGCCATTCTCCTTGTTGCCCCCGCCCGGGCCGAGGATATTCGCGGATGGAGCGGTGCCGTCCTCGATCCCCTGGGCGCTGGCATCGCCGGCGTCGAGGTCCTGGTCTTCTCCGCTGAAGGCGAAAGTCGGGAAAGCCCGGCGGAGATATTTAAGACCGACCGGTCGGGGCGCTTCCGATTATCGGGGCTCAACCCGGGGCGGTACATCCTCGCTCTCAACAAGCCGGGATATCAAATCCTGCTGGCCCAGGTGCATACGCGCTGGATCTCGAAGCTGGCCTTGACCCTGATCCCGCGCCGGGATATTCCGGCCGCGCCGATCGGCAACGACTCGATGGACTGGATCCTCCGAGCTCCCCGAAGCGATCTCCTTAAGCAGATCGGCAGGGAGGTCCCCGGCCCCTCGGCGGAGAGCGGGGCGCTTCCCGGTGGTCCTCCCGTGTCGGCTTCCAGCCCGCGGGTCGCAGCCCTCGGGAGCCTGCCGTTCAACGCCGACGTGGAGCAATGGTACACGACCAGTCCCGGATTCTCGGGACGGAGCTCTGAGGGAGGCGGTGCCAGCGGCCGGACGACGGCGTTGCGCTTCGACGGCGACCTTCTGGGGCACGGGAGCTGGCAGGTCGACGGTGTCCTGGGGGTTCTCACCACCGGAGGCGGCCAGGAGACGGGTCGAGACGAAGGGGCGGACCGTCTCCGGCTCGGCTTGGACTACCGTGTCGGCGAAGCGGATTCGGTTCGCGTCCGGGCCCGGTACGACCGCGACAGCTACCGTCAAGAAGCCTCTTCCCTGGGGGCCCTCGCCCCTGCCTCTGCCGACCAGGAAGTCCGGACCATGGGATACCGTGCCGATTGGCTCCGTGACCTGGAAGAAGGAAAAGGGCTGGAGATGAACGTCGGTTTCCTCCAGGCCCAGGGGCGCTATCCGCTCTCGACGGGCGAGGCCGCACCGGTATCCGATTCTGAAGAAGGTATCCAGGACAGAAGGTGGGACGCGGGAGCGCGCTACGGGTTCAATGTGTCGCCCGAGCACCGGGTGAGCGTCCGGGCGCAGACGCGGCTCTACCGCTACGGCCTGCGCGACGAAGGGTGGGTCCTGGTCCCATTCCAGATGGAGCGCTTCCGTCCGGAAGGGGCGGATCGAGGTTGGGTTCTGTCGTTCTCCGGCGAGGATGCGTGGCGGATCTCGAATCCGCTCAGCGTGAGCATCGGGCTGGATTACCAGCGATCCCGGGGAGGGTGGCCGGTGTCCGCCGTCATTCCCCGCCTCGGCGCCCGGCGTGAGGGGGATCGGGTCGTCGTTCAAGGTCAAATCCTCTTCCGAATGGAATCAAGCTCGTCGTCCGATGCGGCCGGAAACTCCGCCGCGGAGGCCACCGGCGGTGATCCGACCTCCCTCGGCTACCGTGCTGAAATCCTTCAGCGGGTGGGAGAGTCCTGGACGATCGCCGGGCACGCGGAACGAAATCCATCGTATGACGATATGGAACGCGGCTGGAGCAATCCTCAAGGTCCGGCGGATCCCGGCGAGCTTCTCTTGACGGACCCCTCTTCGTGGGTCGAGGAGGTCGGGCTCAAGGTGACCAAGCGGCTCAGGGGAGTCGAGGGAACTCTTGGAACCGATTCGGGCCGGGTCCGGGGGCGTCTTTCCGCCCGCTTGGACGGCGCTCCCATCCTCTTCCTCGTGGACGGTGAAGTGCATTACCTCACGCTCCGAGCTTCGGCTTTGGTCACCAAGACGGACACCGAGGTGAGGCTCGACTACCGGAGGCTGGATGGCCTGGAGATTTCCGCCCCCTCCGGCGATCTCTACCAGGCCTCGCGCGTCGACCTGTCCTTCCTGCAGCAGGTCCCTTTGGCGGGCAAGCGCATTCCCGCGGACTGGAGAGTGCTCCTCGCCTTTCAGACGCTCAGCCGCGAGGGGGTCGAGTCCGTCCAGGCCGGCGGCGAGCCCTGGCCGGAGAGGATTCATCGGATCAGCGGCGGCCTTGGGGTGAAATTCTGA